A genomic stretch from Aedes albopictus strain Foshan chromosome 2, AalbF5, whole genome shotgun sequence includes:
- the LOC109404625 gene encoding protein aubergine, giving the protein MSDRDRDRYSQGRSRARGYAEVGSPHDGRGSPASRPAYSSRDEGRPRESSRDHHRESSSGGGRERSGNGNGGERPERGERRQRNRRGVGDTLRTRALDAPSKHGTTGQALQLNSNYFKLLKHIEWTLYQYRLDFSPQCASMRLMQGLVNEHKKIFGGFLFDGTQLFMVNKLRSDQLTLQSRHERTGDVYQLRIIHTGSVDMTNESGIQVLNLILRRAMAGLNLQLVGRNLFDAAAKIAIREYQIELWPGYITSIRQHEQDILVCCEIAHKTMRMQTCYDILRDCQKHDRNYKDSFKRAVLGVVVLTGYNNKTYTIHDVTFETTPESTFDTKAGKTSFIEYYKQKYNIRIRDPHQPMLLSRAKKRDLRAGGSELMALVPELCQMTGLTDQMRSDFRMMRAMADHTRLNPDRRIERLETFNRRLQTSPESMEVFKTWQMELDRRLIDLPGRLLPQEMIFFSTTANGVQAGEQADWTAHFRNNPMFATVRLTRWYLIVPNRASREANDFLGCMIQAARGMRFEISNCEVVTIPDDNPGTYVRTLDNLLNKDPQLVMCVVTNNKADRYTAIKKKCCVDRAIPTQVMVQKTITPKGGNVRTLMSVATKVVIQMNCKLGGVPWKVKIPLNGLMTIGFDVCHDGKDKSKSFGAMVATLDHDNKGTPKFFSTVSQHTHGEEISNYLPINTVKALNEYRKEFGELPKRIIFYRDGVGEGQLHYVYEHEVKSIVEKLNQIYKSAGIDQDVLLTFFIVNKRINTRFFDHRQNPRPGTVVDDVVTLPERTDFYLVSQSVRQGTVSPTAYNVIYDTSGLKIDHLQMLSYKQCHLYYNWSGTTRVPAVCQYAHKLSFLVAQFLHQAPSNLLEKKLYFL; this is encoded by the exons ATGTCTGATCGTGATCGTGATCGTTACTCTCAAGGACGCTCCCGCGCTCGTGGTTACGCAGAAGTGGGTTCTCCCCACGATGGTCGTGGAAGTCCTGCG TCACGACCAGCCTACAGTTCGCGCGATGAAGGTCGACCGCGGGAATCATCGAGGGACCATCACCGGGAATCATCGTCCGGAGGAGGCCGTGAAAGATCCGGCAATGGCAACGGAGGTGAACGCCCGGAGCGTGGTGAGCGGCGTCAACGCAATCGTCGCGGCGTTGGAGATACGCTCCGAACTCGTGCCCTGGATGCTCCCTCGAAGCACGGTACCACGGGTCAGGCCCTTCAGTTGAACAGTAACTACTTCAAACTGTTGAAGCACATCGAGTGGACGCTGTATCAGTATCGGTTGGATTTCTCGCCACAATGCGCCAGCATGCGTCTCATGCAGGGGTTGGTCAACGAGCACAAGAAAATTTTCGGAGGATTCCTGTTTGACGGAACTCAGCTGTTCATGGTCAACAAGCTGCGAAGCGATCAGCTGACCTTGCAGTCGAGACACGAGCGTACCGGAGATGTTTATCAGCTCCGTATCATTCACACCGGTTCGGTGGATATGACCAACGaatccggtatccaagtgttgaatTTGATTCTGCGTCGTGCTATGGCGGGCTTGAACCTCCAGCTGGTTGGCCGTAATCTGTTCGATGCGGCTGCTAAGATCGCTATTCGCGAATACCAGATCGAACTCTGGCCAGGTTACATTACCAGTATTCGTCAGCACGAACAGGACATCTTGGTGTGCTGTGAAATTGCGCATAAAACTATGCGAATGCAGACCTGCTACGATATTCTGCGTGATTGCCAGAAGCACGATCGTAACTACAAGGATTCGTTCAAACGTGCCGTATTGGGTGTCGTTGTATTGACCGGTTACAACAATAAGACCTACACGATTCACGACGTTACCTTCGAGACCACCCCGGAGAGTACGTTCGATACCAAGGCGGGCAAAACATCGTTCATTGAGTATTACAAACAGAAGTACAACATCCGTATTCGCGATCCCCATCAGCCTATGTTGCTGTCACGTGCGAAGAAACGTGACTTGCGCGCCGGAGGCAGTGAGCTGATGGCTCTCGTTCCAGAACTGTGTCAAATGACGGGATTGACCGATCAAATGAGATCTGATTTCAG AATGATGCGCGCTATGGCCGATCACACTCGTCTCAACCCAGATCGTCGTATCGAGCGGTTGGAAACCTTCAATCGGCGGTTGCAAACTTCGCCAGAAAGTATGGAAGTCTTCAAGACCTGGCAGATGGAGCTCGATCGGCGCCTAATCGATCTTCCCGGTCGACTGTTGCCGCAAGAGATGATCTTCTTCTCAACCACAGCTAA TGGCGTACAAGCTGGAGAACAGGCAGATTGGACGGCTCATTTCCGAAACAATCCCATGTTCGCTACGGTGCGATTGACCCGATGGTACCTGATCGTGCCGAACCGTGCCTCCCGCGAGGCCAACGATTTCCTGGGCTGCATGATTCAGGCCGCACGTGGTATGCGATTCGAAATCAGCAACTGCGAAGTGGTTACCATTCCGGACGACAACCCCGGAACGTACGTCCGGACGTTGGATAACCTACTGAACAAAGATCCGCAGTTGGTGATGTGTGTGGTGACCAACAACAAGGCCGATCGGTACACGGCCATCAAGAAGAAGTGCTGCGTTGATCGCGCCATTCCCACGCAAGTCATGGTACAGAAAACGATCACCCCGAAGGGTGGCAACGTGCGAACGCTCATGTCCGTGGCCACGAAGGTCGTCATCCAGATGAACTGCAAACTGGGAGGTGTCCCATGGAAGGTCAAGATCCCACTGAACGGATTGATGACCATCGGATTCGACGTTTGTCACGATGGAAAGGATAAGTCAAAATCCTTTGGAGCCATGGTGGCCACGTTGGATCACGATAACAAGGGCACGCCGAAGTTCTTCTCAACTGTGAGTCAGCACACACACggtgaagaaatttccaattaTCTCCCGATCAACACCGTCAAGGCGTTGAACGAATATCGCAAGGAGTTTGGAGAGCTGCCCAAGCGTATCATCTTCTACCGAGACGGTGTCGGCGAGGGTCAACTGCACTACGTGTACGAACACGAAGTCAAATCCATCGTCGAGAAGCTGAACCAGATCTACAAATCTGCGGGAATCGACCAGGACGTCCTGTTGACCTTCTTCATCGTGAACAAACGTATCAATACACGATTCTTCGACCATCGCCAGAATCCCAGACCCGGTACCGTGGTCGATGATGTCGTCACCCTCCCAGAAAG AACTGATTTCTACCTTGTGTCGCAATCGGTCCGTCAGGGTACGGTCTCCCCGACGGCGTACAACGTCATCTACGACACTTCCGGTCTGAAGATCGACCACCTGCAGATGTTGTCGTACAAGCAGTGCCACTTGTACTACAACTGGTCCGGAACGACCCGTGTCCCGGCGGTATGTCAGTACGCCCACAAACTGTCCTTCCTGGTGGCGCAGTTCCTTCACCAGGCGCCGAGCAACTTGCTCGAAAAGAAGCTGTACTTCTTGTAA